One region of Solanum pennellii chromosome 6, SPENNV200 genomic DNA includes:
- the LOC107022065 gene encoding 60S ribosomal protein L23, with product MSLGLPVAATVNCADNTGAKNLYIISVKGIKGRLNRLPSACVGDMVMATVKKGKPDLRKKVMPAVIVRQRKPWRRKDGVFMYFEDNAGVIVNPKGEMKGSAITGPIGKECADLWPRIASAANAIV from the exons ATGTCACTGGGTTTGCCAGTGGCGGCCACAGTTAACTGTGCCGATAACACTGGTGCAAAGAACCTTTACATCATTTCAGTGAAGGGTATCAAGGGAAGGCTTAACAGGTTGCCTTCAGCTTGCGTGGGTGACATGGTCATGGCCACTGTCAAGAAGGGTAAGCCTGATCTGAGGAAGAAGGTTATGCCTGCTGTCATTGTTCGTCAGCGCAAGCCATGGCGCCGAAAGGATGGTGTTTTCATGTACTTTGAAG ATAATGCTGGTGTAATTGTGAACCCCaagggtgaaatgaagg GTTCTGCTATTACTGGTCCTATCGGAAAGGAGTGTGCTGATCTGTGGCCCAGGATTGCAAGCGCTGCCAACGCTATCGTGTAG
- the LOC107022028 gene encoding pentatricopeptide repeat-containing protein At1g09900 produces the protein MELIVPTKQTHEGFCSFHSTHKDITVNCCNNRRFKNSSLLVGQLRKQRQDKVFPISKIETLSSVEKRGFGSSSNRRCKNSLLVGQLRKQRQNKVFAILGGTTNGRLSSVEKRTNGSVSENIEEFESNNYLRRLVRNGELEESFKHLESMVYRGDIPDIIPCTSLIRGFCRIGQTKKATRILEILEDSGAVPDVITYNVLISGYCKSGEIDNALKVLDRMSVAPDVVTYNTILRSLCDSGKLKQAMHVLDRMLQKECYPDVITYTILIEATCKESGVGQAMKLLDEMRSKGCVPDVVTYNVLINGICKEGRLNEAIKFLNNMPSYGCQPNVITHNIILRSMCSTGRWMDAEKLLADMVRKGCSPSVVTFNILINFLCRKGLLGRAIDLLEKMPKYGCTPNSLSYNPLLHAFCKEKKMDRAIQYLEVMVSRGCYPDIVTYNTLLTALCKDGKVDVAVEILNQLSDKGCSPVLITYNTVIDGLSKVGKTELAIDLLNEMREKGLQPDIITYSSFVAGLSREGKVDEAIKFFHDIEGLDVRPNAITYNAIMLGLCKARQTDRAIDFLAYMISKGCKPTESTYTILIEGIAYEGLAEEALELLNELCSRGVVKKSSAEQVVVKM, from the coding sequence ATGGAGTTAATAGTACCAACGAAGCAAACCCATGAAGGGTTTTGCTCATTTCACTCTACTCATAAGGATATCACTGTTAATTGCTGTAATAATAGGAGGTTCAAGAACAGTTCTTTACTTGTGGGTCAGTTGAGAAAACAGAGACAAGATAAGGTTTTTcctatttcaaaaattgaaactttatcGAGTGTTGAGAAAAGGGGATTTGGGAGTAGTAGTAATAGGAGGTGCAAGAACAGTTTGCTTGTGGGTCAGTTGAGGAAACAGAGACAAAATAAGGTTTTTGCTATTTTAGGAGGGACGACGAATGGTAGGTTATCAAGTGTTGAGAAAAGGACAAATGGGAGCGTATCTGAAAATATTGAAGAATTTGAGAGTAATAATTATCTTCGTAGGTTGGTTAGGAATGGGGAATTAGAAGAAAGTTTTAAGCATCTTGAGAGTATGGTGTATCGTGGGGATATACCTGATATTATACCATGTACAAGTTTGATTCGTGGGTTTTGTAGAATCGGGCAAACGAAGAAGGCTACGAGAATTTTAGAGATTCTTGAGGATTCTGGGGCTGTTCCTGATGTTATCACTTACAATGTGTTGATTAGTGGTTATTGTAAGTCGGGTGAAATTGATAATGCGTTGAAGGTATTGGATCGAATGAGTGTTGCACCTGATGTTGTCACGTACAATACTATTTTGCGTAGCTTATGTGACAGTGGGAAACTGAAACAAGCTATGCATGTTCTTGACCGTATGTTGCAGAAAGAGTGTTACCCTGATGTGATTACCTATACAATTTTGATCGAAGCAACGTGTAAGGAAAGTGGTGTTGGGCAGGCGATGAAGCTTTTGGATGAAATGAGGAGTAAAGGATGTGTACCTGATGTAGTAACTTATAATGTTCTTATAAATGGGATTTGTAAGGAAGGGAGATTGAACGAAGCAATCAAATTTCTGAATAATATGCCATCTTATGGTTGCCAACCTAATGTGATTACCCACAATATAATTTTGCGTAGTATGTGTAGTACAGGTAGGTGGATGGATGCTGAGAAGCTTTTGGCTGATATGGTTAGAAAAGGCTGTTCTCCTAGTGTTGTCACGTTTAACATCTTGATCAATTTCTTATGTCGAAAGGGACTGTTGGGACGGGCAATTGATTTATTGGAGAAGATGCCTAAGTATGGATGTACTCCAAACTCCTTGAGTTATAATCCATTGCTTCATGCATTCTgcaaagagaagaaaatggaTAGAGCGATTCAGTATTTGGAAGTTATGGTGAGTAGGGGTTGTTACCCTGATATCGTGACTTATAATACATTGCTCACGGCTTTGTGCAAAGACGGCAAGGTTGATGTTGCAGTTGAAATCCTCAATCAACTTAGTGACAAAGGTTGTTCTCCAGTTCTAATCACTTACAATACAGTGATTGATGGATTATCCAAAGTTGGGAAAACTGAACTTGCCATTGATCTTCTGAATGAAATGCGAGAGAAAGGTCTCCAACCTGATATCATTACCTATTCCTCATTTGTGGCAGGTCTTAGTAGGGAAGGAAAAGTTGATGAAGCCATTAAATTCTTTCACGACATAGAAGGATTGGATGTCCGGCCCAATGCTATAACCTACAATGCCATTATGTTGGGGCTGTGTAAAGCTCGTCAAACAGATCGTGCAATTGACTTCTTGGCTTATATGATTTCAAAGGGATGCAAACCTACCGAATCTACATACACTATTCTAATTGAAGGTATTGCTTATGAAGGCTTAGCAGAGGAGGCTTTGGAGTTATTGAATGAGTTGTGCTCTAGAGGAGTTGTGAAGAAGAGTTCTGCTGAACAGGTGGTGGTTAAGATGTAG
- the LOC107021960 gene encoding uncharacterized protein LOC107021960, with amino-acid sequence MTVVPSTKYVHNVNDDGRYFVVCLKEKTCTCGRFQYEEIPWEHAWAVLKWKSLPPDEYCSDLYKPKTMLKTYNMPIHPLPDVKAWLIPNSVIADDVLPPKFKRPPGRPKGKPRKKTARELSRIKGKNTCSTCGMAGHNRRSCRNKPKDI; translated from the exons ATGACG GTTGTACCGTCAACGAAATATGTGCACAATGTTAATGATGATGGGAGATATTTTGTAGTCTgtctaaaagaaaaaacttgCACCTGTGGAAGATTTCAGTACGAGGAAATACCTTGGGAACATGCTTGGGCGGTATTGAAATGGAAGAGTCTACCACCAGATGAATATTGCTCGGATTTATACAAACCAAAGACAATGTTGAAGACATATAATATGCCTATACATCCTTTACCGGATGTAAAGGCATGGTTGATTCCGAATAGCGTTATTGCTGATGACGTATTACCTCCAAAATTTAAAAGACCTCCTGGCAGGCCAAAGGGTAAGCCTCGGAAAAAAACAGCAAGAGAGTTATCGAGGATTAAGGGGAAAAATACATGTAGCACATGTGGAATGGCAGGTCACAATAGGCGTTCATGTAGAAATAAGCCAAAAGATATTTAA